In Quercus lobata isolate SW786 chromosome 12, ValleyOak3.0 Primary Assembly, whole genome shotgun sequence, a genomic segment contains:
- the LOC115970685 gene encoding light-inducible protein CPRF2-like encodes MNSLVFSEDESADFIWSPPSDDCYWFNSIQTNLTRTNSELRFEKFMEEFSATTSAAEQAYNPPVIDIDSDSEEWEEAVKFADGCLVSDMITDESNSDVNSMLSMSKELPLDLPPLRGYLINQLQRACASVAQRWQRSKPPTANGSGRDFPMAQSQVYGAPHEIPALPPLQRRSGAQVKQAACGSSRDEARHVRRMMENPESARCSIIRKEEEMKQIEREVGVLKAAYSKLLENLSVMEKKCGTSYYELKVLRDENEITKTQISMHELQIMRLTGLHPLNNPEFLALVNSPTHASKNAAWPIPSRHQFFHQQVPTVANGTPQLHTTTPNSYFWKPTK; translated from the exons ATGAATTCGCTAGTGTTTTCAGAGGATGAAAGCGCAGACTTCATCTGGTCTCCTCCGAGTGATGATTGCTACTGGTTCAACTCAATTCAGACCAACTTAACTCGGACTAACTCGGAGTTGCGATTCGAGAAGTTCATGGAGGAGTTCTCGGCCACAACTTCGGCTGCAGAGCAGGCCTATAATCCGCCAGTGATAGACATAGATTCTGATTCTGAAGAGTGGGAGGAAGCGGTAAAGTTTGCTGATGGGTGCTTGGTTTCGGACATGATCACTGACGAGTCCAACTCCGATGTCAATAGCATGTTGTCAATGTCCAAAGAGCTCCCGTTGGATCTTCCTCCTCTGCGAGGATATCTTATAAACCAGCTCCAACGCGCTTGCGCCTCTGTTGCTCAAAGGTGGCAGAGGTCAAAGCCTCCAACTGCTAATG GTAGTGGTCGTGATTTCCCTATGGCACAAAGTCAGGTTTATGGAGCACCACATGAAATTCCAGCATTACCTCCTTTGCAGAGAAGATCAGGAGCTCAAGTCAAACAAGCAGCTTGTGGATCTTCCAGAGATGAGGCAAGACATGTTAGGAG GATGATGGAAAATCCAGAATCAGCTAGATGCTCTataataagaaaagaagaagagatgaaacaaattgagagagag GTTGGTGTTCTTAAGGCTGCATACTCTAAATTATTAGAGAATCTCTCGGTAATGGAAAAAAAGTGTGGCACATCTTATTATGAGCTTAAAGTTTTAAGAGATGAGAATGAGATAACGAAAACACAG ATCTCTATGCATGAGCTACAAATTATGCGGTTGACGGGGCTACACCCACTCAACAACCCAGAGTTTCTAGCTCTTGTCAATAGCCCGACACATGCATCTAAAAATGCTGCCTGGCCGATTCCATCGAGGCACCAGTTCTTTCACCAGCAAGTACCTACAGTTGCCAATGGTACTCCACAATTGCATACAACAACCCCCAATTCCTATTTTTGGAAACcaacaaaatga